From the genome of Tolypothrix sp. NIES-4075:
CAATCTGTCTCATAAGTAGTAATAAATTCGGCACGTTGAGTATTAAAACATTCAAAAGTCTGAATTAAAGCAGGCATTGGTTTAAAAACATGATGGCAGCTAGGACAACAGCGCACACCAATCGTTTCGGGGTCACAAGATACAGGGTCGAGGCTCCATTTTCTGTTGTCACAAGGACGACCAAGCCGATACCAGTTATCAGTCATGTCGAGAATAGTGGCGCAGTCTTTGCTAAGAGCAGGACGCAAAACACGTCCAATCATCTGCAACCATAATGTTACGCTCGTTGTCGGTCGAGCGATAATCAAAGCGGACGAGTCGGGACAATCAAATCCCTCAGTTAGGATGGCACAGTTAGTGATAATCTGAGTTGTTCCGTTCCGAAATCTATCCAAAATTTCTCTGCGTTCGTCCTGGGGTGTTTCGCCATCTAGATGTTCACACGCTACATTCGCCGCACGAAATTGGGCTGCGATCGCTTGAGAGTGGAGAACGTTGACAGCAAAAACTATAGTTTTTTTACCGTTACAAAATTTATTCCACTGTCTCACTACTTCTTCTGGTTTATAGTCTTGGGCAACTTCTGCTAATTCCTTTTTGGTAAAATCTCGTTTTTTGGGAACTTTGTGTTTTGAATATTTAAAACCAGCTATTAGTTTGTAATCTGTTAAATATCCAAGAGCGATTAATTCCTTGGTTGTAATTGAACAAATTAAATGGTCGAAAATATCGCGCAGTCCATACCCATCTTCCCGCCTTGGTGTTGCTGTCACTCCTAAAATTAAAGCATCTGGATAGCAGTTCAGCAAATTGCGATAGCTAGCGGCTGGTGCATGGTGAGCTTCGTCAACAATCACCAACTTGGCGTTTGGATAGGTTTTACGACGCGCTAGGGTTTGAATGCTACCTACCTGAATCAAAGAATTTGTGGGCTTGTAACCTGCTTTAATAATACCTGGCTGTACTAGTGTCGCCGCTGCTAGTTTTTCTGCTGCTTGCAGAATCAATTCTTCGCGGTGTGCAACCACTAATACACCTTTTTCTCTGCTAGTAAACTGAGATGCTACCGCTGCAAAAATAATGGTTTTGCCGCCGCCAGTGCTAAGTTGTAGCAATAGTCTTCTTTTCCCACTCGACCAAGCTGTAAAAGTTTTTGAGATTAAATCTTGTTGGTAATCGCGTAAAGTGAACATTTATGGGTGTCAAGAAAAGTTTATTTTATCACTTGCATTCTTTAAGTGTTCTTAGTTCCCTAAAATTCGAGCAACTTTAGGATTGTAAGTTAATAATTTTAATATCTCTGTGACTGGAACCTTCGCCTCATTCAGTTCAATTACTCGTTCTTTAAGGTGCGATCGCACGTATGTTTTCCCCCTCATACCCCGATACTCCCATTCAAAATAAAGCTGTTTAATCGGTTTTTTCTTGGTGCTATTAGCGTTTGCATAACCCCACGATAGATTACCAGAGCCACTACCACTACCTCTATTGCTAGTTTGCCGTATGTTGAAAAGTGGCTTTAACGCTTTTATAAATTGATTTTCTATCAACGGTAACAATGAAACATTGTTACATTGAAACCAGGCAACACAAATATTGTCTATTTTATTTAATTTATTTAACAGATTATGGTTAGACCATCTAGCATTGAGGTTTTCTGTTTAGCCTACATATATAATTTGTTTATCTTCAGTAATTACAAAATAAATAGCCGAACATCTAGGCAAATCTTTCCTAGTCGTCAACGATAAAAATGGGAGCTTGAATGGATCTATAATATTCATTGCTAACCTGAATTGTAAATACAGCAGTTTGACCAATTCAGTATGTTTACACTGAGATAAATATATATTTATTTTATCAAAGTAAATGTATATAAAATTATTATTAATAAATATTATATATTTTGTAATTTATTTTTTAATTTTCTATTTGTGAAAATTTTGTTAACACTAATCAATACCTAAAATGCATACCACATTTGGGCTATATGTCAGTAAAGTTCCTCTGAATATAAGCGCAATACGGGTTTTGACTCTCGGCTTTTAACCGTCCGCTGTAATGGAATTATTATGCTGCCGCACCTAGACTTAAAGTAAAGGTGTAAACTCGCATACTTTCATTTTTACTCAAACACCACCCCCAATACACCCAATATCTCCCTCACTGGTGCTTTCTCTTGCTCTAAACCTTGCACCCTTGTCAGCAGCCGCTTGGGAATGTACTTGGTGGATTTGATCAGGCGATCGCCCCCGTTCCAAAACTCATAGTGATAATAAGCCTCTTGGTAGTCCTTACCGTTTTTAGTAATGGTGCGCCAGTGAATATTGCCGCTGCCATCACCTTTGCGCCGCCGCGTTTTCCTAGGGGATATTTCATCACTTGGGTTATCCCCTAGGAATTCTGACTCTGAACCTATTTTCCTAGGGGATATATCTAAGTCCAACTTATCCCCTAGGAATTGGGAGGAAGTCTGGGCGTTGTGTATTTGTATGTCTGATTTATCCTCATCCTGTATAGGTTTTGGCGTTTTCCTAGGGGATATTTTTTCAATCGGTTTATCCCCTAGGAACTGATTTGGCACAGACACAAACCCGTGCGGGTCAAACACTTCTTTAAATTTCTCCCAGTTCTCCCCCCAATACACCAACACATGAGACTGTCTTGCTGCAAGCTTTGGTTGGTAGTTGGCATCAAGAAACTTGATTCGCCCCTTCCAAAAGCACACAGGCTGAGTATGAAGCACTGGAGAAAGCCAATTTGTATCAGTGGCGGCGGGTAAGAGTGCGATCGCCTCTGTCACTCTCCCCAATTCCACCTCAGCTTGCAGCTTCTTCATCCACTTACCGGGGCAGCTATAAGGAGGATTCATAAACACGCGCCCGTTCCACGACCGCAACAAACCGTCATCCGAAGCCGTAAAATGCGAACGCGCTGTTATTTGTCTGTCATCGTCCGCGCAGGGGTCAAGGTCAATTCCCCCTAGCACTCGTACAACCAACTCAACTATATGTGGTGGCGTATACCAGCAATCTGTTGGCTTTGCCTCTCGTAGAGAAGATTTTGAGTTTGGGGCTTTAGATTGTTCTTGAAAAGGGGAATTTGAACTAAAATTTTCCTTTTCTAAAAGTTGAAGATTTGTAACAGTAATGCTAAAAAGACCTTGTTTCCCTTTAACTGCAAACGGTTCTGTCAGGGCGTGGATATTTTCTAATTTCCACGCATACCGCCCCACTTGCCAATCACCGCACAGAATTTCAGTTGCTGACTGTTGAGCGATAAACGATTGTGTCATCTCGATGCAGTCTACTAAATCGCACAGAGCGATCGCACATCCATGTGGAAAATCAGACCAAGGTGGAAGCTGTAGTTGATCACAAATCTTCAAATATTCCTTGTGCTGCTTGGAATTGACCGCAGTCGAACAAATCAACAGCTTGCCTCTGTAGTTAGTCTTCCAGCTTCTGGTTTCATAGTGCTTCAGACCCAAAGGGATTAAAGAAGCCCAAGGCTGCCAAAGGCTAATTGCTTTTAGTTTGAAGTCAGTTGAGGCAGAATAATCGTCTGTTAACTCCTTGACTGGATGGGGCGTAGATTCAACAACATAAGGAATTGAGGTAGAGTACTCGCTATATGGCACATGTTGCAGCTTCGAGGCAAATGGTTTAGGCGTGGGGAAATTTTTAAAAACTTTCGTTACATTTGCGTTTTCAATCTTTAAAGCATTTGAGGCTTCTCGAAGGGAGTTGGTCTGTTGGTGAATTGCCGTATGAATAACGCGGTTTAAAGCCTGAGAGCTTTCAATGTATGCGTTAGCAACGTTTAATAAGTTTTGGTCAACTGGATTTAATGCAATTGTCATCCAATCAACTACCCATTTGCTCACCAAAACAGCAAACTTAGGACTGCACCATTGACCACAGTTAATTGC
Proteins encoded in this window:
- a CDS encoding DEAD/DEAH box helicase — encoded protein: MFTLRDYQQDLISKTFTAWSSGKRRLLLQLSTGGGKTIIFAAVASQFTSREKGVLVVAHREELILQAAEKLAAATLVQPGIIKAGYKPTNSLIQVGSIQTLARRKTYPNAKLVIVDEAHHAPAASYRNLLNCYPDALILGVTATPRREDGYGLRDIFDHLICSITTKELIALGYLTDYKLIAGFKYSKHKVPKKRDFTKKELAEVAQDYKPEEVVRQWNKFCNGKKTIVFAVNVLHSQAIAAQFRAANVACEHLDGETPQDERREILDRFRNGTTQIITNCAILTEGFDCPDSSALIIARPTTSVTLWLQMIGRVLRPALSKDCATILDMTDNWYRLGRPCDNRKWSLDPVSCDPETIGVRCCPSCHHVFKPMPALIQTFECFNTQRAEFITTYETDCPNCGKTFRWVLEEGRQTEGDGIPTIISTDGIEWQEVPPTVRPMLLRPIIEVKKRKYRKTDNQFQANMEALKHWVLSCPDVNMDELKYAVSLLEFINFEVQVINFVFWALVTKIKQALNWDDVLQITSRRPHDVKKVIWSKLSNTEKDRLNQMKYQYENELKEWLTSENLSIVALDLEACEDIEMISLLWRIYNRQAIRLASKQVASHKADQINEWIQQLDTVT
- a CDS encoding DNA N-6-adenine-methyltransferase — encoded protein: MNIIIHEANGLQIGQRREDGYINLTKMAQASDKDLHDYLRLKITKSFLEELSLETGIPGSKIVQIYKGRGDKIQQGTWGHPQVAINCGQWCSPKFAVLVSKWVVDWMTIALNPVDQNLLNVANAYIESSQALNRVIHTAIHQQTNSLREASNALKIENANVTKVFKNFPTPKPFASKLQHVPYSEYSTSIPYVVESTPHPVKELTDDYSASTDFKLKAISLWQPWASLIPLGLKHYETRSWKTNYRGKLLICSTAVNSKQHKEYLKICDQLQLPPWSDFPHGCAIALCDLVDCIEMTQSFIAQQSATEILCGDWQVGRYAWKLENIHALTEPFAVKGKQGLFSITVTNLQLLEKENFSSNSPFQEQSKAPNSKSSLREAKPTDCWYTPPHIVELVVRVLGGIDLDPCADDDRQITARSHFTASDDGLLRSWNGRVFMNPPYSCPGKWMKKLQAEVELGRVTEAIALLPAATDTNWLSPVLHTQPVCFWKGRIKFLDANYQPKLAARQSHVLVYWGENWEKFKEVFDPHGFVSVPNQFLGDKPIEKISPRKTPKPIQDEDKSDIQIHNAQTSSQFLGDKLDLDISPRKIGSESEFLGDNPSDEISPRKTRRRKGDGSGNIHWRTITKNGKDYQEAYYHYEFWNGGDRLIKSTKYIPKRLLTRVQGLEQEKAPVREILGVLGVVFE